In Sphingobacterium sp. SRCM116780, the genomic stretch GGGGATCTTTTCAACATGATCTCCGATCAGCTCTTCTATCCTTGCGAAACGTTGTTGATCTTTCGGATTAATAAATGTGATGGCTGTACCAGTTGTTGCTGCACGGGCTGTTCGTCCTACGCGATGAATATAGTCTTCGGGATCTGGGGGTACATCAAAATTAATGACCAGACTAATGCCTACGACATCGATACCACGAGAAATCACATCGGTACCAATTAAAACATTGATTTGTTTTGCTTTAAAACGATTCATGACATCTTCCCGTTGTACTTGTTCCAAGTCTGAATGAAAGGCTTCTGCAGCGATTCCATTCTTATGCAACTCACTCGTCAATCTTTTAACAAATTCCTTTTTTGAAGCAAAAACGATCGTACTGCTGTATTTTGGATCGGATAAAATATGCTTGATCAACGCAATCTTTTGATCATCATAAACCAAATAGGCTTGTTGATTTATTCCTTCAGACGGTTTAGATAATGCAATATTTATTTCTTCAGGCTCGTGTAAGATATTTTTTGCTAATGTTCTAATTTTAGGGGGCATTGTTGCAGAAAACAGTAGGTTTTGCCTTTTTTCAGGTAAAAAACTAATAATTTTCATGATATCTTCGTTAAAGCCCATATCTAACATTCTGTCGGCTTCATCCAAAATAAAGTGTTTCACTTTATTAAAATGAATTTTCCCAGAAGATAAATGTGCGATTAAGCGTCCAGGAGTCGCTACGATGATGTTTGCACCTTCTTTAATTGCTATCCGTTGTTGTTCATAGTCCATTCCGTTTCCTCCTCCATATACGGCAATAGAAGTCGCACCAGTAAAATAACCTAAGCCCATGATCTGTTGATCAATCTGCAAGGCTAATTCTCGCGTAGGAACTAAAATTAAGGTATTGATATAATCAGCCTGTTCAACGGCTATTTTGTGTAAGACAGGTAATAAATAAGATGCTGTCTTTCCTGTTCCTGTTTGTGCACAGGCTATCAAATCTTTTTGTTGGAGAACTACGGGTATAGCCTGTTCTTGTATAGGTGTTGCATCCAAATATCCCATGCTATCTAAGCCCTCTTCCAACAAAGGTGCTAAACCAAATTCTGTGAATTTCAATTTTTATTTTCGTTTACTGTAAAATCAGGATAATGTAGGAATTTTTTTCTAATTTATGGTATAACATCGATAAAAGACCATGATAATTATTCTAATTTATTGTTTTACAATAATTAAGAACCAAGATTAATTTGTCAAAACATTATACTATACCATCCTATACAAGTGAACAGTATAAAATTATAAAAGGCCCAATACTTAACATATTGAACCTTTGTGTACATGTAGCTTATTCGTGGTTTTCCTAATCCTTTTTTACAAAATAGCGACGTTCAATCATTTCAAGCTGTTCCGAATCATCTTCAATTGCTTTTTTAATCGCACATTTACCTGTCACACCGCGATAAACAAGGGCGCCTCCTAATGATAATCCCGATAGCGCTGTAAGTGGGTGTTTAAATAAATATTTAACACCAGCTCCTAAGATAAATCCGCCTGCAACAACAGAGAGTATACGTTCTGAAGTTTCGATCTTTCCATTTTCACAATCTTCATCTATTTTACTTTTTATTTTGCTTATTGCTTTATCTACTAATGTACTCATATGTATAAATTTTATTCATTATTCCATATATAACAGTTGGTCAATTAATTTTGTTTTGTTTCCTCATAATTATTCCGTTATTTGTAGCTGTAATACTGACATGATGGAAATTATTGGATATCTTTTGTCTATTTTCATCGGTATCACG encodes the following:
- a CDS encoding DEAD/DEAH box helicase, yielding MKFTEFGLAPLLEEGLDSMGYLDATPIQEQAIPVVLQQKDLIACAQTGTGKTASYLLPVLHKIAVEQADYINTLILVPTRELALQIDQQIMGLGYFTGATSIAVYGGGNGMDYEQQRIAIKEGANIIVATPGRLIAHLSSGKIHFNKVKHFILDEADRMLDMGFNEDIMKIISFLPEKRQNLLFSATMPPKIRTLAKNILHEPEEINIALSKPSEGINQQAYLVYDDQKIALIKHILSDPKYSSTIVFASKKEFVKRLTSELHKNGIAAEAFHSDLEQVQREDVMNRFKAKQINVLIGTDVISRGIDVVGISLVINFDVPPDPEDYIHRVGRTARAATTGTAITFINPKDQQRFARIEELIGDHVEKIPLPEGFSEGPVYSPKSFSDHKKPKRKKKNFKKFVKKVE
- a CDS encoding DUF2892 domain-containing protein, which translates into the protein MSTLVDKAISKIKSKIDEDCENGKIETSERILSVVAGGFILGAGVKYLFKHPLTALSGLSLGGALVYRGVTGKCAIKKAIEDDSEQLEMIERRYFVKKD